One window from the genome of Micromonospora aurantiaca ATCC 27029 encodes:
- a CDS encoding universal stress protein: MNRPVVAGVDGSPSSLAAADLAAATAVARSRPLLLVHGYLHPMGYGVPLNPYDLGVPAPTAESEKMLESVAADLAERHPGLRVQVRQVAGGPGATMVEESRRAELVVVGSRGVGGFAGLLLGSVSGQLAQHGHCPVLIVRPEEQPIPVDGPVLVGVDGSDSAAYAIELAADEADRRDAELVLMHVRSPERGAVAPEVAAEASTAARAEAAGLLAEAAARVRAAHPDLRVAERAVTAASPETALREASGEASLVVVGSRGRGGFAGLLLGSVSQALVQHSHCPVLVAHRPEPADD; the protein is encoded by the coding sequence ATGAACCGACCCGTCGTGGCGGGAGTGGACGGATCGCCGTCCAGCCTGGCCGCCGCCGACCTGGCCGCCGCGACCGCCGTCGCCCGTTCCCGGCCGCTGCTGCTCGTGCACGGCTACCTGCACCCGATGGGGTACGGCGTGCCGCTCAACCCGTACGACCTGGGGGTGCCGGCGCCCACCGCGGAGTCGGAGAAGATGCTGGAGTCGGTCGCCGCCGACCTGGCCGAGCGGCACCCGGGCCTGCGGGTGCAGGTACGCCAGGTCGCCGGCGGCCCGGGCGCCACGATGGTCGAGGAGTCCCGCCGCGCCGAACTGGTCGTGGTGGGCAGCCGGGGCGTGGGCGGCTTCGCCGGCCTGCTGCTCGGCTCGGTCAGCGGGCAGCTCGCGCAGCACGGGCACTGCCCGGTGCTGATCGTCCGCCCGGAGGAGCAGCCGATCCCGGTGGACGGTCCGGTGCTGGTCGGCGTGGACGGTTCCGACTCGGCCGCGTACGCGATCGAGCTGGCGGCGGACGAGGCCGACCGGCGCGACGCGGAGCTGGTGCTGATGCACGTCCGGTCGCCCGAACGCGGCGCGGTGGCGCCGGAGGTCGCGGCGGAGGCGTCCACCGCGGCGCGGGCCGAGGCAGCCGGGCTGCTGGCCGAGGCCGCGGCCCGGGTCCGGGCGGCGCACCCGGACCTGCGCGTGGCGGAACGGGCCGTGACCGCCGCCTCGCCGGAGACCGCGCTCCGGGAGGCCAGCGGCGAGGCGTCGCTCGTGGTGGTCGGTTCCCGGGGCCGGGGCGGCTTCGCCGGGCTGCTGCTCGGCTCGGTCAGCCAGGCGCTGGTGCAGCACTCCCACTGCCCGGTGCTCGTCGCCCACCGGCCGGAGCCGGCCGACGACTGA
- a CDS encoding argininosuccinate synthase yields MTERVVLAYSGGLDTSVAIPYLAERTGAEVIAVAVDVGQGGEDMTVIRQRALDCGAVESEVVDARDEFAADYCLPAIRANALYMDRYPLVSALSRPLIVKHLVAAARAYGGTIVSHGCTGKGNDQVRFEVGLAALAPDLKVVAPARDFAWTRDKAIAYAEEKGLPIDVSAKSPYSIDQNLWGRAVETGFLEDIWNAPVEDLYAYTEDPASERDPDDVVITFDDGVPVAIDGETVTPYQAIRELNRRAGAHGVGRLDMVEDRLVGIKSREVYEAPGALALITAHQELEAVTVERDLARFKRGVDQRWGELVYDGLWFSPLKRSLDAFIDDAQRHVSGEVRLRLHGGRAVVTGRRSEASLYDFGLATYDTGDTFDQSLAKGFVRLWGLPSTMAAQRDARMGGA; encoded by the coding sequence GTGACCGAGCGGGTCGTGCTCGCGTACTCCGGGGGCCTGGACACCTCGGTCGCCATCCCGTACCTGGCCGAGCGGACCGGCGCGGAGGTGATCGCGGTCGCTGTCGACGTCGGCCAGGGCGGCGAGGACATGACAGTGATCCGGCAGCGCGCGCTCGACTGCGGCGCCGTCGAGTCCGAGGTGGTCGACGCCCGCGACGAGTTCGCCGCCGACTACTGCCTGCCGGCGATCCGGGCCAACGCCCTCTACATGGACCGCTACCCGCTGGTGTCCGCGCTGTCCCGGCCGCTGATCGTCAAGCACCTGGTCGCGGCGGCGCGCGCCTACGGCGGCACGATCGTGTCGCACGGCTGCACCGGCAAGGGCAACGACCAGGTCCGGTTCGAGGTCGGCCTGGCCGCCCTCGCGCCCGACCTGAAGGTCGTCGCGCCGGCCCGGGACTTCGCCTGGACCCGGGACAAGGCGATCGCGTACGCCGAGGAGAAGGGGCTGCCGATCGACGTGTCGGCGAAGTCGCCGTACTCGATCGACCAGAACCTGTGGGGCCGGGCCGTGGAGACCGGCTTCCTGGAGGACATCTGGAACGCCCCGGTCGAGGACCTCTACGCGTACACCGAGGACCCGGCGTCGGAACGCGACCCGGACGACGTGGTGATCACGTTCGACGACGGCGTCCCGGTCGCGATCGACGGCGAGACGGTCACCCCGTACCAGGCGATCCGGGAGCTGAACCGGCGGGCCGGGGCGCACGGCGTGGGCCGGCTCGACATGGTCGAGGACCGGCTGGTCGGCATCAAGAGCCGCGAGGTGTACGAGGCGCCCGGCGCGCTCGCCCTGATCACCGCCCACCAGGAGCTGGAGGCGGTCACAGTCGAGCGGGACCTGGCCCGGTTCAAGCGCGGCGTCGACCAGCGCTGGGGTGAGCTGGTCTACGACGGGCTCTGGTTCTCGCCGCTGAAGCGGTCGCTGGACGCGTTCATCGACGACGCGCAGCGGCACGTCAGCGGCGAGGTACGGCTGCGCCTGCACGGCGGCCGGGCGGTGGTCACCGGCCGGCGCTCCGAGGCGAGCCTCTACGACTTCGGCCTCGCCACCTACGACACCGGCGACACGTTCGACCAGTCGCTGGCGAAGGGATTCGTACGACTGTGGGGACTGCCCAGCACGATGGCCGCGCAACGGGACGCCCGGATGGGAGGGGCCTGA
- the argH gene encoding argininosuccinate lyase encodes MGGVDDKSLTENSAPANRTSLWGGRFAGGPAEALARLSVSVQFDWRLAPYDIAGSRAHARVLAGAGLLDPDELGRMLAALDDLEAACASGAFRPTVDDEDVHTALERGLLERLGSLGGKLRAGRSRNDQVATDLRLYLRDHARGVAARLVELAEALVEQAERHVDTAAPGMTHLQHAQPVTFGHWLLAHVQPLLRDLERMRDWDERTAISPLGAGALAGSGLPLDPVAVAKELGFRTSFANSMDAVADRDFVAEFLFVTAMIGVHLSRLGEEVVLWTSQEFGWVELDDAFATGSSIMPQKKNADIAELARGKSGRLVGGLMSVLTMLKGLPMTYDRDMQEDKEPAFDAVDTLELLLPALAGMISTMTVRVDRLVASAPSGFSLATEVADWLVRRNVPFRDAHEITGKLVALCAARDCALDEVSDADLAAVSEHLDPSVRDVLSVRSALAARITPGSTGPGPVADQLAAAADKLTGWREWAAERVVPR; translated from the coding sequence ATGGGTGGGGTGGACGACAAGAGCCTGACCGAGAACAGCGCCCCCGCCAACCGGACGAGCCTCTGGGGCGGCCGGTTCGCCGGCGGTCCCGCCGAGGCGCTCGCGCGGCTGTCGGTGAGCGTCCAGTTCGACTGGCGCCTCGCCCCGTACGACATCGCCGGTTCCCGCGCGCACGCCCGGGTCCTCGCCGGCGCCGGCCTGCTCGACCCGGACGAACTGGGCCGGATGCTGGCGGCGCTGGACGACCTGGAGGCGGCCTGCGCCTCCGGCGCGTTCCGCCCGACCGTCGACGACGAGGACGTGCACACCGCGCTGGAACGTGGCCTGCTGGAACGGCTCGGCAGCCTCGGCGGCAAGCTGCGCGCCGGCCGGTCCCGCAACGACCAGGTCGCCACCGACCTGCGGCTCTACCTGCGCGACCACGCCCGCGGCGTGGCGGCCCGGCTGGTCGAGCTGGCCGAGGCCCTCGTCGAGCAGGCGGAACGGCACGTGGACACCGCCGCGCCGGGCATGACGCACCTGCAGCACGCCCAGCCGGTGACGTTCGGGCACTGGCTGCTGGCCCACGTGCAGCCGCTGCTGCGCGACCTGGAGCGGATGCGCGACTGGGACGAGCGGACCGCGATCAGCCCGCTCGGCGCGGGCGCGCTGGCCGGCTCGGGACTGCCGCTGGACCCGGTGGCGGTCGCGAAGGAGCTGGGTTTCCGCACCTCGTTCGCCAACTCGATGGACGCGGTCGCCGACCGCGACTTCGTGGCCGAGTTCCTGTTCGTCACCGCGATGATCGGCGTGCACCTGTCCCGCCTCGGCGAGGAGGTGGTGCTCTGGACCTCGCAGGAGTTCGGCTGGGTCGAGCTGGACGACGCCTTCGCCACCGGCTCGTCGATCATGCCGCAGAAGAAGAACGCGGACATCGCCGAGCTGGCCCGGGGCAAGTCCGGCCGCCTGGTCGGCGGCCTGATGAGCGTGCTCACCATGCTCAAGGGCCTGCCCATGACGTACGACCGGGACATGCAGGAGGACAAGGAGCCGGCGTTCGACGCGGTCGACACGCTGGAGCTGCTGCTGCCCGCGCTGGCCGGGATGATCTCCACGATGACGGTCCGGGTGGACCGGCTGGTCGCGAGCGCGCCGTCGGGCTTCTCGCTGGCCACCGAGGTCGCCGACTGGCTGGTGCGGCGCAACGTGCCGTTCCGCGACGCGCACGAGATCACCGGCAAGCTGGTGGCGCTGTGCGCGGCCCGCGACTGCGCGCTGGACGAGGTGTCCGACGCCGACCTGGCCGCGGTGAGCGAGCACCTGGACCCCTCGGTGCGCGACGTGCTCTCGGTGCGCTCGGCGCTCGCCGCCCGCATCACGCCCGGCTCCACCGGCCCCGGCCCGGTCGCCGACCAGCTCGCCGCCGCGGCGGACAAGCTGACCGGCTGGCGGGAGTGGGCCGCCGAGCGGGTCGTACCCCGCTGA
- a CDS encoding cyclic nucleotide-binding domain-containing protein, protein MTPLEMLRVHPFLAGLPDEWLPRLTGYARPVVWHPGHRLFRAGQPADRFWLVRGGQVALDFPVPGRGDVGIETIGPGGVLGWSWLFPPYRWQFGAVATQRSTAVELDADGVRRLMESDDTLGRQLTTRFMSVVVDRLQASRVRLLDLYGYPTAAAS, encoded by the coding sequence ATGACCCCGCTGGAGATGCTCCGCGTCCACCCCTTCCTGGCCGGGCTGCCCGACGAGTGGCTGCCCCGGCTCACCGGTTACGCCCGCCCGGTGGTCTGGCACCCCGGGCACCGGCTGTTCCGCGCCGGCCAGCCGGCCGACCGGTTCTGGCTGGTCCGCGGCGGCCAGGTGGCGCTGGACTTCCCGGTGCCGGGCCGTGGTGACGTGGGCATCGAGACGATCGGGCCGGGCGGCGTGCTCGGCTGGTCCTGGCTGTTCCCGCCGTACCGCTGGCAGTTCGGCGCGGTCGCCACCCAGCGCAGCACCGCCGTCGAACTCGACGCCGACGGGGTACGCCGGCTGATGGAGTCCGACGACACGCTCGGCCGTCAGCTCACCACCCGGTTCATGAGCGTGGTGGTGGACCGCCTCCAGGCGTCCCGGGTCCGGCTGCTCGACCTGTACGGCTACCCGACGGCGGCGGCCAGCTGA
- a CDS encoding arginine repressor — MTAPLTRAARHARIVELIRDTPIHSQTELADLLAGDGIQVTQATLSRDLKELGAVTARGGDGRGVYLIPEDGHRPLRDAEGAPARLIRLLRELLNGVDSSGNIAVLRTPPGAAQYLASALDRAGLSEIVGTIAGDDTILVVAREADGGAALGERLAAWARRDDPVEGGTS, encoded by the coding sequence ATGACCGCTCCGCTGACCCGCGCCGCGCGGCACGCCCGCATCGTCGAGCTGATCCGCGACACCCCCATCCACTCGCAGACCGAGCTGGCCGACCTGCTCGCCGGCGACGGCATCCAGGTCACCCAGGCCACCCTGTCGCGCGACCTGAAGGAACTGGGAGCGGTGACCGCGCGTGGCGGCGACGGGCGGGGCGTCTACCTGATCCCGGAGGACGGGCACCGGCCGCTGCGCGACGCCGAGGGCGCACCGGCCCGGCTGATCCGGCTGCTGCGGGAGCTGCTCAACGGCGTCGACTCCAGCGGCAACATCGCGGTGCTGCGCACCCCGCCGGGCGCGGCGCAGTACCTCGCCAGCGCACTGGACCGGGCCGGCCTGTCCGAGATCGTCGGCACCATCGCCGGCGACGACACCATCCTCGTCGTGGCCCGCGAGGCCGACGGCGGCGCCGCGCTGGGTGAGCGGCTCGCCGCGTGGGCCCGCCGCGACGACCCAGTCGAAGGGGGCACCTCGTGA
- the pflA gene encoding pyruvate formate-lyase-activating protein encodes MNGRLPAPPEVTPAAPEVTPAAPEVTPAAPGAVSGAVHSWDTSVGVDGPGTRFVVFLAGCPLRCRYCHSPDTWYGRSGRRRTVDEMVTLATRYRRFIQVAGGGVTVSGGEPLLQPAFTRELLRRCHDDLGLHTALDTSGFLGVRADDALLDATDLVLLDVKAGNPQTYRRVTGTGRLAPTLRFAQRLADRGTPIWIRYVLVPGLTDAVDEVERVADVAAGLATVQRVEVLPFHRLGAHKYAELGLTFPLADTEPPDAGLLTRVRGQFAARGLTVT; translated from the coding sequence GTGAACGGCCGCCTGCCCGCGCCGCCGGAGGTGACTCCGGCGGCGCCGGAGGTGACTCCGGCGGCGCCGGAGGTGACTCCGGCGGCGCCGGGTGCCGTCTCCGGCGCGGTGCACTCGTGGGACACCTCGGTCGGGGTGGACGGGCCGGGCACCCGGTTCGTGGTCTTCCTGGCCGGCTGCCCGCTGCGCTGCCGCTACTGCCACAGCCCGGACACCTGGTACGGCCGCAGCGGTCGCCGCCGCACGGTGGACGAGATGGTCACGCTCGCCACCCGGTACCGCCGCTTCATCCAGGTGGCGGGTGGTGGCGTCACGGTCAGCGGCGGGGAGCCGCTGCTGCAACCGGCGTTCACCCGGGAACTGCTACGCCGCTGCCACGACGACCTCGGCCTGCACACCGCGCTCGACACGTCCGGCTTCCTCGGCGTCCGCGCCGACGACGCGCTGCTGGACGCCACCGACCTGGTGCTGCTCGACGTGAAGGCGGGCAACCCGCAGACGTACCGCCGGGTCACCGGCACCGGCCGGCTCGCGCCGACGCTGCGGTTCGCGCAACGGCTGGCCGACCGGGGTACGCCCATCTGGATCCGGTACGTGCTGGTGCCCGGGCTGACCGACGCGGTCGACGAGGTGGAGCGGGTGGCCGACGTGGCCGCCGGGCTGGCGACGGTGCAGCGCGTCGAGGTGCTGCCGTTCCACCGGCTCGGCGCCCACAAGTACGCCGAGCTGGGCCTGACGTTCCCGCTGGCGGACACCGAGCCGCCGGATGCCGGCCTGCTGACCCGGGTACGCGGCCAGTTCGCCGCCCGCGGTCTCACCGTCACCTGA
- a CDS encoding universal stress protein — MTDRTGAPVVVGVDGSPSALDAVRLAAREAVLRHRPLRVVNAFLWPLVGTPLGMVAPVLPDIELRQEAEKLVEEAVDEARKVDAELAVTGAVVDGGPVAVLLRESRDAALLVLGHRGLGGFAELLVGSAAVQLSARADCPVLVARGEARADGPVVVGVDGSALSNEAVGFAFAEAAARGAELVVVHTWLYPQPVTYREAFGDVVPLAYDPQELRADEQRVLAEAIAGWAERYPEVTVRPKLVAAATPSRVLVEESVGAQLTVVGAHGRGSLGALLLGSVSHAVLHHCHSPLAVVRHRGDRTH, encoded by the coding sequence ATGACCGACAGAACCGGTGCCCCCGTCGTGGTGGGCGTGGACGGCTCCCCGTCCGCGCTGGACGCGGTACGGCTGGCCGCACGCGAGGCGGTGCTGCGGCACCGGCCGCTGCGGGTGGTGAACGCCTTCCTGTGGCCGCTGGTCGGCACGCCGCTGGGCATGGTCGCCCCGGTGCTGCCCGACATCGAGCTGCGCCAGGAGGCCGAGAAGCTGGTCGAGGAGGCGGTGGACGAGGCCCGCAAGGTCGACGCGGAGCTGGCGGTGACCGGCGCGGTCGTCGACGGCGGTCCGGTGGCGGTGCTGCTGCGGGAGAGCCGCGACGCCGCGCTGCTCGTGCTGGGTCACCGGGGACTGGGCGGCTTCGCCGAACTCCTCGTCGGCTCCGCCGCGGTGCAGCTCTCCGCCCGCGCGGACTGCCCGGTGCTCGTGGCCCGGGGTGAGGCCCGCGCCGACGGCCCGGTGGTGGTCGGCGTGGACGGCTCCGCGCTGTCGAACGAGGCGGTCGGGTTCGCGTTCGCCGAGGCCGCGGCGCGCGGCGCCGAGCTGGTCGTGGTGCACACCTGGCTGTACCCGCAGCCGGTGACCTACCGGGAGGCGTTCGGCGACGTCGTGCCGCTGGCGTACGACCCGCAGGAGCTGCGCGCCGACGAGCAGCGGGTGCTGGCCGAGGCGATCGCCGGCTGGGCCGAGCGGTACCCGGAGGTCACGGTACGGCCGAAGCTGGTCGCCGCCGCCACCCCGTCCCGGGTGCTCGTCGAGGAGTCCGTCGGCGCGCAGCTGACGGTGGTCGGCGCGCACGGGCGCGGTAGCCTCGGTGCGCTGCTGCTCGGCTCGGTCAGCCACGCCGTGCTGCACCACTGCCACAGCCCGCTCGCCGTCGTCCGGCACCGGGGCGACCGGACCCACTGA
- a CDS encoding MmcQ/YjbR family DNA-binding protein codes for MTREEMLAYCLAKPGAWLDRPWEGDEVVKVGSRIFAFLGSPDGEARLGVKCGASREVADEWLHRFPADARPSPYIGRSGWNTLRLSGGIPDDELIEAADGSYDAVVAKLPKRERPTG; via the coding sequence ATGACGCGCGAGGAGATGCTGGCCTACTGCCTGGCCAAGCCGGGAGCCTGGCTCGACCGGCCGTGGGAGGGCGACGAGGTGGTGAAGGTGGGCAGCCGCATCTTCGCGTTCCTCGGCTCCCCCGACGGTGAGGCCCGTCTCGGGGTGAAGTGCGGGGCGTCCCGGGAGGTGGCCGACGAGTGGCTGCACCGGTTCCCGGCCGACGCACGCCCCTCCCCCTACATCGGCCGGTCGGGCTGGAACACGCTGCGGCTCTCCGGCGGCATCCCGGACGACGAGCTGATCGAGGCGGCCGACGGTTCGTACGACGCGGTGGTGGCCAAGCTCCCGAAACGCGAGCGCCCCACCGGCTGA
- a CDS encoding DNA-3-methyladenine glycosylase → MTYPWLDAPAAQVADTARTLLGWTVSSGVVTVRLTEVEAYAGTGEDAASHAHRGPTPRNRVMFGPAGHVYVYFVFGMHWCANIVCGRDGEAAAVLLRAGEVVDGIETARERRPRAADRELARGPARLVTALGLGREANGTSAIDGSGPLLLTPPASPVDPARIVSGPRVGVAAAHDLPWRFWLADEPSVSVYRRHAPRRRPAPAAPVRNSPA, encoded by the coding sequence ATGACGTACCCCTGGCTCGACGCACCCGCCGCGCAGGTCGCCGACACCGCGCGGACGCTGCTCGGCTGGACCGTGTCGTCCGGCGTCGTCACCGTCCGGCTCACCGAGGTCGAGGCGTACGCGGGCACCGGCGAGGACGCGGCGTCGCACGCCCACCGCGGGCCGACGCCGCGCAACAGGGTCATGTTCGGGCCCGCCGGGCACGTCTACGTGTACTTCGTGTTCGGCATGCACTGGTGCGCGAACATCGTCTGCGGTCGCGACGGCGAGGCGGCGGCGGTGCTGTTGCGCGCGGGCGAGGTGGTCGACGGCATCGAGACCGCTCGCGAGCGCCGGCCGCGCGCCGCCGACCGGGAGCTGGCCCGCGGGCCGGCCCGGCTGGTCACCGCGCTCGGGCTCGGGCGGGAGGCGAACGGCACCTCGGCGATCGACGGCAGCGGCCCGCTGCTGCTGACGCCACCGGCGAGCCCCGTCGACCCGGCGCGGATCGTCTCCGGGCCACGCGTCGGGGTCGCCGCCGCGCACGACCTGCCGTGGCGGTTCTGGCTGGCGGACGAGCCCAGCGTCAGCGTCTACCGGCGGCACGCGCCGCGCCGCCGGCCCGCTCCGGCCGCCCCGGTGCGGAACTCACCGGCCTGA
- a CDS encoding LLM class flavin-dependent oxidoreductase — protein sequence MQFGVFTVGDVTVDPTNGRMPSERERIKAMTAIALKAEEVGLDVFATGEHHNPPFVPSSPTTMLGWIAARTERLLLSTSTTLITTNDPVKIAEDYAMLQHLADGRVDLMMGRGNTGPVYPWFGQDIRNGIPLAIENYDLLHRLWREDVVDWKGRFRTPLQSFTSTPRPLDGVPPFVWHGSIRSPEIAEQAAYYGDGFFANHIFWPKEHTQRMVGLYRERYAHYGHGSPDQAVVGLGGQVFMRRNSQDAVREFRPYFDNAPVYGHGPSLEEFTRETPLTVGSPQQVIDRTLGFREYVGDYQRQLFLMDHAGLPLKTVLEQLDLLGEEVVPVLRKEFDSLRPAHVPEAPTHASLLAARDAAPAGEQR from the coding sequence ATGCAGTTCGGAGTCTTCACCGTCGGTGACGTCACCGTCGACCCCACGAACGGGCGGATGCCGTCCGAGCGTGAGCGGATCAAGGCCATGACCGCCATCGCGCTCAAGGCCGAAGAGGTCGGCCTCGACGTCTTCGCCACCGGCGAGCACCACAACCCGCCGTTCGTGCCGTCGTCACCCACCACCATGCTCGGCTGGATCGCCGCGCGCACCGAACGGCTGCTGCTGTCCACCTCGACCACGCTGATCACCACGAACGACCCGGTGAAGATCGCCGAGGACTACGCGATGCTCCAGCACCTGGCCGACGGCCGGGTGGACCTGATGATGGGCCGCGGCAACACCGGCCCGGTCTACCCGTGGTTCGGGCAGGACATCCGCAACGGCATCCCGCTGGCCATCGAGAACTACGACCTGCTGCACCGGCTGTGGCGCGAGGACGTGGTCGACTGGAAGGGCCGGTTCCGCACGCCGCTGCAGTCGTTCACCTCGACCCCGCGCCCGCTCGACGGCGTACCGCCGTTCGTCTGGCACGGCTCCATCCGCAGCCCGGAGATCGCCGAGCAGGCCGCGTACTACGGCGACGGCTTCTTCGCCAACCACATCTTCTGGCCCAAGGAGCACACCCAGCGGATGGTCGGCCTCTACCGCGAGCGGTACGCGCACTACGGCCACGGCTCGCCGGACCAGGCCGTCGTCGGCCTCGGCGGGCAGGTGTTCATGCGCCGCAACTCCCAGGACGCGGTACGCGAGTTCCGCCCCTACTTCGACAACGCCCCGGTCTACGGGCACGGGCCGTCGCTGGAGGAGTTCACCCGCGAGACGCCGCTGACCGTGGGCAGCCCGCAGCAGGTCATCGACCGCACGCTGGGCTTCCGCGAGTACGTCGGCGACTACCAGCGGCAGCTGTTCCTGATGGACCACGCCGGGCTGCCGCTGAAGACGGTGCTGGAGCAGCTCGACCTGCTGGGCGAGGAGGTGGTGCCGGTGCTGCGCAAGGAGTTCGACTCGCTGCGTCCCGCGCACGTGCCCGAGGCGCCCACCCACGCGAGTCTGCTGGCCGCCCGCGACGCCGCCCCGGCCGGGGAGCAGCGATGA
- a CDS encoding CE1759 family FMN reductase: MTSRTLAVVSAGLGQPSSTRLLADQLAAAARDELAGRGATVELRVVELREHAHDVVNHLLTGFAPAALRRTLDEVAAADGLIAVTPIFNASYNGLFKSFFDVVDRDALAGKPVLLGATGGTARHSLALEHAVRPMFTYLRAATLPTAVFAAPEDWAGDDGDSALRSRIRRAGAELAEQVDRRPPATGPADPFALTTDFADLLAGRDPS, translated from the coding sequence ATGACCAGCCGTACCCTCGCGGTCGTCTCGGCCGGTCTCGGCCAGCCGTCGTCGACCCGCCTGCTCGCCGACCAGCTCGCCGCGGCCGCCCGCGACGAGCTGGCCGGCCGCGGCGCCACTGTGGAACTGCGCGTGGTCGAGCTGCGCGAGCACGCCCACGACGTGGTGAACCACCTGCTCACCGGCTTCGCCCCGGCCGCGCTGCGGCGGACGCTCGACGAGGTGGCGGCCGCCGACGGGCTGATCGCGGTGACGCCGATCTTCAACGCGTCCTACAACGGGCTGTTCAAGTCGTTCTTCGACGTGGTCGACCGGGACGCGCTCGCCGGCAAGCCGGTGCTGCTCGGGGCGACCGGCGGCACCGCCCGGCACTCGCTGGCGCTGGAGCACGCGGTCCGGCCGATGTTCACGTACCTGCGGGCGGCGACACTGCCCACAGCGGTCTTCGCCGCACCGGAGGACTGGGCCGGCGACGACGGCGACAGCGCGCTGCGGTCCCGGATCCGCCGGGCCGGAGCCGAGCTGGCCGAGCAGGTGGACCGCCGCCCGCCCGCGACCGGCCCGGCCGACCCGTTCGCGCTCACCACCGACTTCGCCGACCTGCTCGCCGGCCGCGACCCGTCCTGA